GGACATATCTAGCTGATAAAATTTCAAATCTATTATGACTCAGCGGTGGATTTAGTGACTCATGGGAGGTGCTGCTGCATGTTCATCTTGGAGCATCTCCTCTTTACCTGCCTGCGGATTCCCTCAGCCGCATGAACAATAGCTAGGGACTTCCCAGGTGAGTCCTGAGCAGGTTATGTTCTGTAAATGCTATCAGAGAAGAGAAACttttcagaacagaaagagaatttcCTTCCAACATGAAGTTTCATATGTACTTTCCTCCTGCCAGCTTTATTTTCCTCCCATGGTATTCAGTGGTGTGGAGACTACAAGAGCTAAGAATGCTAACCAACCCTGTTTTCATTGCCCTTATATGCCTCACATTTTTGGGGTGGTGAAAAAAAATGCACATGATCTTTGAGGTCAGGTCTCAGCATCACTCTTTACTAGCAGTACCCTTTGGCAAGTCACCACTActctgagcttccatttcctcagGGGCAAATGAAGATGATACCACTTTTCCCATAGGCTGTTATAAGGGTTAGGAATAATTATATAAAGTGCCTAGtatagtatctggcacataatatGACCTCAGCAAATCATAATGTTTTGTTATTCAAAGCTTTTTTGTGGCCTTGCTCTAATTTCTCAACATAAAATTTAGCAAGTCATATAATATTGTTATTTGAAACTTGCCACATAACATATAAAAGTGAATTTTACCAGGAGACCTAGAGAAGCCCATTCTTTGCCCATGAGTAGTAATAATCaccacaaataatatttttaaattattatcaatttttttttttgagacagagtcttgcttggtcgcctaggctggagtgcagtggcgcgacctcggctcactgcaacctccgcctcccaggctcaagcaattctcctgcctcagcctcccaagtagctgggattacaggtgcccaccaccacgcccagctaatttttgtatttttagtagagaccaggtttcaccatgttggtcaggctggtcttgaactcctgctctcaagtgatccacctgccttggcctcccacagtgctgggattacaggtgtgagctaccacccCCAGCCAAATTATTAcaattttgaggcagggtctcactctgtcatccatgctggaatgcagtggtgcaatttagctcactgcaaccttgaacccctaggctcaagtgatcctctcacctcagcttcccaagtagttgggactacaggcatgtgccactacactcagctaatttttaaatatattttgcagagatgaggtctccctatgttgcccgggctggtctcgaactcctgggctcaaacaatcctcccactttggcctcccaaagtgctcggattacagatgtcagccactgcacctggctgacaaataatatttttaaagaattcacaATGTGAGAAACACTGTTAAGTACTTTACATGTACTAAATCAATTAAACTTCACTCATATCACAACTCTGTGAGGGAGTtacattatgcccattttacagatgaggaaaccaaggttcagaggttaagtaatttgcccatcACACAGCTCTGATCCTGGAGCCTGCATTCTTCATAACTAATCTGTAAAATGTAGGCTGTAGTCAGCATAGTCCAAAGTTTGATGGATCCTGGAAGTAGAAGTGCAAGCAATATCAATAACATAGGCAATTTTGCCTTTACCTCAGTAAACAACTCTGGTCCCTTGCCCCTTCCAAACAGCAAAAGGGACAAGTTTGGGCTGAACTCTGTCTCATTTCCAGGCTCATGAGGGATTGCAAATGGATAGAGAAGAGTAAAGGCAGACGAggagtaaaaggagaaaaatagattttttaaagaccCGAGATAATTCACAAGTAGATAAAGAGGCCCCTGGACATTTAAAAGAGAACTAACTGTATGCTAGGCATAGCTCAGGTAGTCTCTTCCATTTCTCCTAGGAAAAGTTAATATCAATTGTATTACAAGTTGGCAAAGCAGCTGATTAAGTACCTAAAATTAATTTAAAGGACTGGTTTCATCATCTTTTAAAGTCCcatatgttcaagtgtgttaacACTAATCATAatccttttaaaaactaaaatttccaTTATTAATGAGATCCAGTGGTTCTAAAACTTTAATGCAGTTTGAGTAACTATATTCCTAAACATATCACTATGAAACTTGGAAATATAACGGATAAGATGAGCTCccaaaaccttctggaaagaaaaaaatgagattcagATTGGCAcaaaacttttcatttaaaacaatgaAGAGAAGCTACTGGAATAAGGGTTTCAAAAATTCTGAGAGAAagtgaatttgaaattaaaactctGTACTGAACAAAACTATCAACTTAGCATGAGGATCAAAGTAATGTTTATTTCTTAGACACCCTTTATCAGGAGATTACCTAAGGATATATTCCAGTAAACAAAGATGAAAGCAGGAGATGTGGGGTTCAATAACTGGAAGAACAAAAGAGTTCCATGAAAGAAAGCCTAGGGTGACCACAAAGCAGCAGACTTGGATACTGAGAACAGGACAACAGACTCCCAAGAATATTGTTGTTAAGAATGAAAAGAAGGGTGGGCACAgctgctcatacctgtaatcccagcacttttggaggctgaggcaggaggatcacttgagcccaggagctcgagattagcctgggcaacatggggagaccctgtctctacaaaaaatttttttaaagttagcctggcatagtgacatggacctgtggtcccagctactcgggaggctgaagctggaggatcacttgagcccaggaggacagggctgcagtgagccatgttcatgcacaccactgcattccagcctgggcgacaaagtgagacgctgtctcagaaACATAAAAGAATGACAAGAATTCCAAGCAATAGAGAACATGAGTAAAACTGCTAACAGACATAGGAATATGGGCAAAGAAAAGATTTGTTTCCCATAAgaaaagagaaacccaaacaggaaagcttagaaaaacaaacaaaaaaaactcttcaaaaagtCCTAGACTTTGATAATTTTGATCTGATGCAGTCCTAAGCCTATTGTTATCTAGGAAAATATTGCTTTCTTACTGATAAATCCTAAATTTCCAACTGCctttaagatatatttataaagagaaataCCAAATAATACCAAAATCTACatcaatattacttttttttttttttgagacggagtcttgctctgtcactgtcacccagactggaatgcagtggtgcgatctcggctcattgcaatctccgcctcctggattcaagtaagtcccctgcctcagcctcccaagtagctaggattacaggcatgtgccactatgtcctgctaatttttgtattttttgtagagatggggtttcaccatgttggccaggctggtctcaaactcctgatctcaggtgatctgcccgcctctgcctaccaaagtgctgggattacaagcatgagtcactgcacctggcaatattacattttttaaaaacctaaatttaTAATCCTCAAATCCATCACTATAAAACCTGGCTTAagatatcttatatataaaatggtaGATTAAATGAATGCTTCATTTACTCAGGACACATTAGAAATACACCTGCTGGACAATATACACACCTGCTAGACAATCCCAAGCAGATGggaaacaaaaagattttttttaatgtttttaaacaaatgaaatacaCCTGCACTTACACTCCCTCTTCTTTTCAAACCTCCATAGAAGGTCTGAATAGTTACAGGAATTAAACAgacattatataaaaaaaaaaaagttctgcgcAAACAGCACTAACTTACCCAAAACAATTCTAAAGTTCTCACCATCCATGTGTAATACCCAAGTATTGGTGGTTTTTGATCTGTTCTCCATATACTTCTTGAGACTTTTCCCATTAATTTCCAGAGTATATTCATAAGCAAAACCACTGATAGCGTCTATATTTATGGTCGCTTTTGTCTTTGCAGCTCCAACATAGAATGTTTCTTTGCCCACTAATTTGAACATCCACTCTTTTCTTATCTCTTCCtacataataaaatagaaaaatatgaaacaaatggaagaaaaattgatatctaattttagaaataaCGTAAAGTGAACAAAGGCAATGCCATTTAGATATAATTTTAttgcccagcgcggtggctcatgcctgtaatcccagcgctttgggaggctgaggcgggcagatcatgaggtcaggagtttgagaccagcctggccaacagtgaaaccccgtctctactaaaaatacaaaaaattagcagggcataatggcaggtgcctgtaatcccagctacttgggaggctgaggcgggagaatcacttaaacccaggagatggaggttgcagtgagccgagacccgccactgcactccagcctgggtgacagagcgagactccatctcaaaaaaaagaaaaaaaaaagatataattttattaatttatgatGCCaaggttttagaaaataaaagcattttaagtttaaatattaCATGCTATATTCCATGAATTCTATAACTATGTTTGCTTTACACAACAAAATGATACAGATCAAAAACAtgactataagaaaaaaaagccctGAATTCACATATGAAGATGCTACTTTAACAAAATCAAGTTTCTCTATATATCATATTTTACAAAGTAACGTATTTTCTTCCTACCTTTCCATCTACATATACTACTCTTTTGCCTGATGTAGTCCCATGTTCAAATTCAATCTTGTGGACTCCGTCACTTAAAGCAACATCCCAAACAGCTACGAGATCTGTCATTTTTTCTAGGCTGTAAGGAGggctaaaggaataaaataaagcaattataGTAGGCCAAAATACCAATTAAATAACCAATTAATCCTTCCAAGATGAAAATATTAGATTAAAACCtctaaaatgtcaaaatattaaaGTGACAGTACCTAAGAAATTCTACTCACAGTACATTAACTATTTTCTCCCTCTTATTCACTCTTCCTTTAAGATACAACTGCTATATATGGGTACATAGTCCGATTACTTCTAAAAAAAGCCACCTTAATATTAATAGGATTAAGAATGCATCAGTTTATCCTGGTCAGTATTCTAGGTTAGGATACAGTATAGTGCGTGGAAAGGTCAATAAAAAGTCTTTATTCTTCTCCCACCAGCTCCCATGTAAAAACcatggtatttaattttatttctctttttcaggTCTAATCACTCTAAAACAAGAACTCTCCAAACCTCCCATACTTAAACTCATACTAGGGGTTTGTTTTAACAAAAAGGTTCCAATTTATTATACTAAGACAGAAAAAAGTCATGGAAGAAGTGCcctataataaagataaaaataatttttaaatgttatgaaaAATATTCTTGGCATTATTACaggaaatcttattttaaaaaaataaaggactttgggctgggtgcaggggctcatgcctgtaatcccagcactttgggagaccgaggtgggcagattacttgagccctggagttccagaccaacctggacaacatggtaaaaccctgtctctacaaacatatTAGTCAcacatgatggtgcatgcctggagtcccagctacttgggatgctgaggtgagagagCCACcttagcccaggaggttgaggctgcagtgaaccatgattgcaccaccacgTTCCAGGccgggtgaaagagtgagactgtctcaaaaataagaaataaataaaggatttTGGTTTGTCAGAGATTGCTGGCATATacttcaacatatatttttgaTGTCAATATATCCTATGTGAAtgacataatacatatataatatctaattaatattttgatattgGTGTATCTTTTTAGCTTTGACAGAAGTATCATTTATTACAGTAATAATAATCATAGCTAACAGCTATTAAGTGATAACTATGCACCAGTCACTGTTCTAAGAGCTTTAAATATATTAACGCATAGAATCACCATGAGATGGCTACTATaagtatccttattttacagatgaggcttagagaggctaaGGGTTTACctaaggttacaatgacattaaGTGGCAGAGGTAGGATTTAAACCTAGGattctggctccaaagcctgttCTCTTAACTACATCTTCCTCTTTGTTCACCCTAATCTCTGTATGCTCTAAACAGAAGATGGTAAATGGATTTTATATCATTTTGAAGTGGTTGCCAGGAACTCTGTGCTGACAGAAATGAGGAGACCTCACATCAAGGCTCTACTGAAATGGATGCCATGTTACTGGTGGCTACCTCCATGCCAGGTATTTAGTACTCCTGCTGTAAGTCATACAAAAGCAGAACCATGTATTCTGCAATTTTACAAAATGTATTCTTAACAGAGCATCTTGGATAAATCACTCTTTTGAATGATAACAATCTTGAAAATGTCAAAGGCTACTTTACTGCAATATAAGACATTTACCTTTCATCATCTTCAAAGATAGGACTGTCATCTCCAGATGCCATAGTTGGCAAAAACAGTCTTTAATCCAATTAGCagccaggaaagaaaaaagcagaattgCAGCAAAGAAAGACTGAAAGCAACAATGATGACATCTACAAAGGGTTTTTCTAATTTTGCAATCCATTTATTAAATTACATGGAGTTTCGGATGAAACAGCTTCTACGTAAAATAGAATTGCAATCTTTAATTTTCAGAGAAAGATGTTACATCATGCAAATCAGTCAGTCATATTTTTCCCTGTTATGGATTTATAATTTCTTAAAGGTATACTTTATCAAAACTAAAGAACAAACTCTCCTTTGTTGCAAGTGTTATAGCATATCAGAGCTGCAAGAGACCTAAGAGATCCTCTGGGTCCTATGCTTCTCAAATTGAAGCACAAGAAGCCCGAAGGCTATGAGTCAGGGAATACATCAAACTCCAGGATAAACACAATGTATCTTCTGGGAGCATGAATGTTAAAGTGGCaactaatttaaaatgtaatctttATTTTAGAAGGCTACACTATGGTGGaacataacttttaaaatcttttaggtAACTTCAAAGAACTGATGAGTTTGCAAGAAGCAGACAGGGATATGCTGGTCTGCTCTCAAAGAGTGAACTTAATTTATCCCCTTACTTAAGCCCATTTAATTTACTAGTGCCAATGATGAATCCACAAAAGTTATGTGGCTTGCTCACGTAACTGGCAGGATCCAACCCAGAACTAGAGCCCAGTACTATGCAATGAACTAAACAGTAACTGGGCTGCAGTGTTAATTAAGCTGTACTAAAATCAGAAGTGCACACAAATTCACATGCATAGGAAACCCTCACATTTGAAGATTTGGGATTAACAGTTTCACTCCTGCCAAAGTATCCTAAATTCAACTATTTTTTGCTTCCAAGATCTAGTTTAGCCCTTTTCTTAATTAGTGCCTGTTTCCTACAGATGCTCAAGAATGCTCTCTCCTGGCTAAAAATGGGAGACTGCTAACCCTTTCTGTCTGGAAACAACCAGAAGTcacaaattattaaaaagttttttgtttgtttttgagacaaagcctcactctgtcctccaagctggagtgcagtggcatgatctcggctcactgcaacttctgtctcctgggttcaggcaattctcatgtctcagcctcttgagtagctgggactacaagtgcatgccaccacatctggctaattttttctatttttagtagagatggggttttgccatgttggtcaggctggtctcgaactcctggtctcaagtgatccacctgccttggcctccgaaagtgctgggattacaggcatgagccaccacatacCCAGCCAAAAAgatattaaagaagaaattagCACTCATAAAAGCAATCCAACGGGCCAGGAAAGCCaagaattttagaataaaaactagataaatatttgtacctaaaataaatctcttttataaAATTAGCACCACACAAATTTGTGAACTTTTCTACTCTTAAGGATTATCCCCTATGAAACCAGAGGGTATcctacaacaataaaaacaaaaagaatacataGCAATATAATaagccagccaggcatggtggcatgcacctgtagtcccagctactggggaggctaaggtgggaggatcgcttgagcctaggagttagaagctgcagtgagtggctgcagtgatcatgccactgtactccagcctggacgacacagtgagaccctgtctcaaaacaggtatctatatatatgctatatataatatatagttactATATACACTACATATACTAAATATACTATATTATCTTTAGTATTTTGGCCTACtataatctatatatatagattatatactataattatatacttatataattatacttatatatacttatataaatatacttatataattatatactatataatatagattatatactataattatatatataatctatatctatctatatatagatactatatatactatattacataGATTATAGTAGGCCatcatctattatatataataaatgatacttatctattatatataatagatagtagatatagatatataatatacagatatatactatatataaatagtaCCTATgtccaaaataataatatatattatatataatagatatagatagatactatatacatacatatatatacacacacacatacatgtatatacacaatgtaattatatgtactccagcctgggcgacagagtgagaccctgtctcaaaacatatatatatatattttatatatatagatatgatatatagatatagatagatagatagtataAGATAGCATAATTatatgtactccagcctgggtgacagatatagatagacagataggtagataggtagatagatagagatatatatagatatacatatctgttttgagacagggtctcactctgttgcccagtctggagtacatataaatactatatgtatatttatatacatattatatttattatatataaatattatatataatatatacatataatatataaatattatatataatatatacatataatatataaatattatacatacatgtaatataaaaaataagccaaacaGCATAATATAAACTTTGATAAGGCATCCTTTGTAAATCAGAATGTATTTAGGGGTGCTATTCAAGTTTTGCTCTTCAATTTTCAGAGACTCTAGAAAGTTCAGTAATGTAGGCATTCAAACCTAAAACAATTACTCTGTTTTCTATTATAAGGAATTCCAAATACTACTAAATCACACTAAGATACAACATCTTAATTATAATACCTTTTCATGGAGAAGTATAAAAGGCAATACCACCAATTATAAGAAAGATTAGAAATCATGAtcacattaaaacattttttcttctctaaacgATGAACAATCATTCAGGCATTCAACAATTATATAAGGACTACctaaaaaaaagcaatttttaattcTCCAATAATTAAAAGTGTACATGATAGGAGAGAATTATAAACAAAGGTAAGAGTAAGTACTGAAGCAATTATCTGGCAAATTTGAAGCATTCTAATTCTacttatataactatatatcaaaATTGATGTTTCTTCTTAAACAAAATTACGAATCAATATAAAATGTGTTACTCTGCCTGTTTTTCTctgattaaataagaaaaatgctgTTTTAATACAAAGTTAGTAATATTTCAATTTTCTTGTTCATGCTATCCATTATTTTAAGCAAAAcactaaaaaaatctttttataaatggttaataattataaaatatttttataattactcCTTGGAGTGTGCATAGTggcttatccctgtaatccccgtactttgggagtctgagacaggagaatcatttgaagccaggaacttgagaccagcctggtcaacatagtgacaccaaaaaaaaaacagctgggtgtggtgacatgtgcctatagtcccagctactcgggaggtgggaggatcgctcgattccaggggtttgagactgcagtgagccatgaccatgccactgcactctagcctggccaacagagcaagaccctgttccaaaagcaaaaaaaaacaacaacaaaacaaaagaaattattctttggaacattgaaaatatattcagCTTATAAAAGGCTGTAATACTTCAAATTTTGTACcattttaaaaggcagagattaacTTTAAAAACTGCTTTCTATGCAAGGATTAAAGTGACCACTATCTTATAACAACAGCCTTAACCAAAATATGAGACAGTCATATAATTTTCagcactggaaaacaaaaaacaataaaatcacctGGTCTAGCCTCTCTCCTTCATTATGGGGAAATCAATAACACATATCCCTCCAAGTGCCATCTCCACTGCCAGTCCTGGGTTCTTATTACCTATCCAACTTTCTAACAAAGCTGTAGAGGGTGCCAATAATGCACACAGAGCAAAGAAAACTTTTCAAATGATCttaccacaaacaataattcccaTCAACAAATCCCATCTAATGTTTAAGAAAAATGTCCAAAATCAACTCTGCCTCCTGCTTTTGGGCTTCTCTCCTATCTCCTATCCCAGCAGTTTCACTAGTCTTATGACCTCTGTCACTTTacacattccattccaatctcaccactttaaaatttaattgaaattGCTCTTCTGGCTCAAAAGCAGGAGAGCACACATAGAAAACACTCTTAATAGCCACAAATGCAACAGGTTAACAGACTGACATCTGTTTTTTGGCCATTCATATCAGGGAAAATCATTAAAAACCACTAGTCAACTCATCAAATGCATGTAAAAATATGCCCACTAGTGAGTCTTTAgggaaacatgaaataaaatagagatttAGGTTAGAGGTCTGAAAGGAAGTAAACATGAATAATTATTCTAAAAGGCACTAAAGCACAGAGATCAATGTTTACTTAAACAGACTTTAAGATACTTTGGACCATCAGctgatttttcattttgagaaTATCCTCACACAAAAGTCAACTTACTTCCTCCGTAACTGGTGATTCTCTGGATGGTCTATACAAAGTAATATCAGAATGAGCAAATGTTATCCATTAACTCAACAAATAGTTAAATGCCCACCAAATGTTCTGAAAGCACTCCAAAGTCAAATACAGATGGTCCTCGGCTTACAATGGTTTGACTTAATGATTGTCCGACTTTAAGATGGTGCAAAAGAGATACGTGTTTGGTAGGAATCATACtttgagtacccatacaaccattcactttcagtacagtacaAAAAATTACACGAGACAGCCAACACTTCATTGTAACATAGGCTTTgtttagatgattttgcccaactgtgggCTAAGGTAAGTATTCTGAGGACACTTAAGGTAGGCGAGGCTAAGATATGATGTTtgataggttaggtgtattaaatgcatttctgacttataatattttcaacttgcaatgggtttattgggatataACCCCATCACAAGTCAAGAAGCATctgtacatgtttttgtttttgttttgagacagggtcttgttctgctgcccaggcaggagtgcagtggtatactcaatgctcactgcagcctcaacctcctgggtccaaaggatcctcccaccttagcctccaaagtagctggaaccacaggtacacaccaccacacctggctcatttttgtatttattgtagatacgaggtttcaccatgttacctaggctggtcttgaattcatgggctcaagtaatccacctgacttggcctcccaagatgctaagattacaggcatgagtcatcgcaCCTGGTCGtacatgtcttttaaaattttctatggtTTTGTATGATTTGCAGCAGCTATGCTCTATTTGTTTTCTCAAGGGGAGATGTACCTTCACAACAAAAGTTTTCTTATGATAAATGTCCAGCCTTCAGTTTTTCcattcaacatttatttgaaCCTGCTATAGAGAGATACTGTACTAGATGCTGTCAGAAATTTgaagaaaatctttctttttttgttgttttttgagatagggtctcactctagtcatccaggctggagtgcagtggtgcgatctcgattcactgcagcctcgacctcctgggcccaaacaatcctcccacctcagcctccttagtagctgggaccataggcatgtgccacaacacccagctaattttgtaattttttgtgaagatgaggtttcaccatgttgccccagttggtctcaaactcctgagctcaagcgatcctcccacctcagcctcccaaagtgctgggattacaggcataagccaccatgcccagcctgaagaaAATGTTTCTGTCCTTAAAGAAtttgagagttcagaaataaatccacatttctgtggccaaatgatttttgacaagggtgccaactCTAACTGATGgtgaaagaatagtctcttcagcAGATGTTATGGGGAAAACTAGATTTTCATACACAAGAGAATTAAGTTGAACCTCacctatctcacaccatatacaaaagttatcTCAATGATCTAAATATAACAGCTAAAAccacaaaactcttagaagaaaacatagaggtaAATcctcatgaccttggatttggcaatggattcttagataGGACACCAAAAGGatagcagcaaaagaaaaaaatagataaattgaacttcatcaaaagtTAAAActgactgggtatggtggctcacacccgcaTTCCCCgcaatttaggaggccaatgtgggaggattgcttgagcccaggagttcaagaccagcctgggcaacatagggagaccccatctctacaaaaaaatttaaaaactagccaggcatggtggtgcatgcctgtagtcccagctacacgggaggctgaagtgggaggatcacttaagcctgagaggtcaaggct
The nucleotide sequence above comes from Symphalangus syndactylus isolate Jambi chromosome 10, NHGRI_mSymSyn1-v2.1_pri, whole genome shotgun sequence. Encoded proteins:
- the FAIM gene encoding fas apoptotic inhibitory molecule 1 isoform X2, with the protein product MELLELLDSSDPPLCLPKCRDYSPPYSLEKMTDLVAVWDVALSDGVHKIEFEHGTTSGKRVVYVDGKEEIRKEWMFKLVGKETFYVGAAKTKATINIDAISGFAYEYTLEINGKSLKKYMENRSKTTNTWVLHMDGENFRIVLEKDTMDVWCNGKKLETAGEFVDDGTETHFSIGNHDCYIKAVSSGKRREGIIHTLIVDNREIPEISS
- the FAIM gene encoding fas apoptotic inhibitory molecule 1 isoform X6; the protein is MTDLVAVWDVALSDGVHKIEFEHGTTSGKRVVYVDGKEEIRKEWMFKLVGKETFYVGAAKTKATINIDAISGFAYEYTLEINGKSLKKYMENRSKTTNTWVLHMDGENFRIVLEKDTMDVWCNGKKLETAGEFVDDGTETHFSIGNHDCYIKAVSSGKRREGIIHTLIVDNREIPEISS
- the FAIM gene encoding fas apoptotic inhibitory molecule 1 isoform X5 yields the protein MKPSSPPYSLEKMTDLVAVWDVALSDGVHKIEFEHGTTSGKRVVYVDGKEEIRKEWMFKLVGKETFYVGAAKTKATINIDAISGFAYEYTLEINGKSLKKYMENRSKTTNTWVLHMDGENFRIVLEKDTMDVWCNGKKLETAGEFVDDGTETHFSIGNHDCYIKAVSSGKRREGIIHTLIVDNREIPEISS
- the FAIM gene encoding fas apoptotic inhibitory molecule 1 isoform X1, yielding MKPSRLFLPTMASGDDSPIFEDDESPPYSLEKMTDLVAVWDVALSDGVHKIEFEHGTTSGKRVVYVDGKEEIRKEWMFKLVGKETFYVGAAKTKATINIDAISGFAYEYTLEINGKSLKKYMENRSKTTNTWVLHMDGENFRIVLEKDTMDVWCNGKKLETAGEFVDDGTETHFSIGNHDCYIKAVSSGKRREGIIHTLIVDNREIPEISS
- the FAIM gene encoding fas apoptotic inhibitory molecule 1 isoform X4; the protein is MASGDDSPIFEDDESPPYSLEKMTDLVAVWDVALSDGVHKIEFEHGTTSGKRVVYVDGKEEIRKEWMFKLVGKETFYVGAAKTKATINIDAISGFAYEYTLEINGKSLKKYMENRSKTTNTWVLHMDGENFRIVLEKDTMDVWCNGKKLETAGEFVDDGTETHFSIGNHDCYIKAVSSGKRREGIIHTLIVDNREIPEISS
- the FAIM gene encoding fas apoptotic inhibitory molecule 1 isoform X3, whose protein sequence is MLLPFMRTLPLLCDNHLLVSPDSHSVSPPYSLEKMTDLVAVWDVALSDGVHKIEFEHGTTSGKRVVYVDGKEEIRKEWMFKLVGKETFYVGAAKTKATINIDAISGFAYEYTLEINGKSLKKYMENRSKTTNTWVLHMDGENFRIVLEKDTMDVWCNGKKLETAGEFVDDGTETHFSIGNHDCYIKAVSSGKRREGIIHTLIVDNREIPEISS